The following proteins are co-located in the Brevibacillus laterosporus DSM 25 genome:
- a CDS encoding DUF2905 domain-containing protein: MGKTLVVIGVVLIVVGLLWQVGGRFLHLGRLPGDIVVEKENFRFYFPVVTCIIISVVLSLIMYVIRFFK, from the coding sequence ATGGGAAAAACCTTAGTCGTAATCGGTGTCGTCTTGATTGTAGTAGGTTTACTTTGGCAGGTAGGTGGTCGCTTTTTGCATCTAGGGCGGTTACCCGGTGACATCGTGGTAGAAAAGGAGAACTTTCGTTTTTATTTTCCTGTCGTTACCTGCATTATTATTAGCGTGGTGCTATCACTTATCATGTACGTCATTCGTTTTTTCAAATAA